Proteins encoded together in one Cataglyphis hispanica isolate Lineage 1 chromosome 17, ULB_Chis1_1.0, whole genome shotgun sequence window:
- the LOC126855829 gene encoding golgin subfamily A member 4 isoform X3, whose product MFKKFKDKLAEEMKQSPARLQASVQQLAQAVVSPALSNSSIQEVSASSDNFSLTEDGDETPKNTPAKHSFQNVDLMSPSSNRVEFSRRSSVSSVTSDASSLFPMYESPSNLYHLQSDMDQSASEVDDNISPHLDKVTKDQLYSAYRKVQAKYQKYRGRYTDLATHYRELDRVKSRLESVLVETQDKVLRRITDLKEQCQLEQQAKAHLEEALRNDIEEKDHIINTLNTKVKLLQASGPTLDNSVSEEGKENSKNNLIDLTNEPSNEDENNALLAENTLLKDKLKKLENLVLKYKESLKRNKEKFTEVMKEKNTLENDYAALKNSTAEQISTIKVELTTAHTEIEKLTEQVNILHKREEESAISLAENKLSVHRELEEKEEQIKQLQIDLKHTIEDRENLNEAIVKYKTELSKLKALHVTNIAADKDTTAHDAKEKIEAVRSMQQAPIRREEVDHDEETRSEKDKNTLEELTLRLKEKEIELQELQRKLDELKKQNVEYKHDKEALQAQLTVYKETYSELKDEYNAQKIIMEEKQKDADSTIEKLQATVQSVDKELENMRNALIDRDHVCENYNKKIQQYTAMLEKTKHKLTEQEAQVKSLKEKLEDRTELSEMQKELENKKIELNEVRNELECCKSTIDDLKNKVQTDNSALSLLKKERSDLINRLVYYNDCMQRLKQDCVNVKSVVKEEFLSRKAEISNLHAILAVSFIKLEEENVTLKSEVNDLHLKIKQIEQLTSKEIELQSELTQAVNLKSMLEVELRQTNEQLKEMTLKSDQYDELKIMNNKLTAEIDNLTSKIHDLEKDSHKLMQSQQEIKTLHEQLRALENLESVNHALSVEIDDLREKHTQASHIFKEVDELNVMLREATDVINSLKSESSDKDALREELSATRLEIARLKDNLAEKEDEIKKRDERLANEEERIALLQSTCDAHAQKIEESMRDYLSLKAEYQEANENHAKEIAELMENNKELQETINVKLVQLKKMKMIKERQNKTIEDTNAELDKLKTTHAELSNVLETSEKQIEMLKQENAQLARITLENKDLKDKHNDLLNRNQKLCENEEVLKQKIGEYERSIEDLQKAVKISMEFCEKYKFQLDSQNEEMERIEIKLNSLSERLAMSERKLQKVGKILDERNNELHDKASKLNAAVTNGNILKAEKEQLLEEVKLLRDEVARIKDVEDKNMKLKSELNDFIKKNSDTEMIRSEYNKLIAEQAALKDRIIELEDLNSHNVELKTNLNNLQSSLKDLRIENNRLQSELDSLQSGKNSSTELDALKNLLTEKDAEIRLLEDKNSNMLQEIGNLRQFSLEIDERRKEVNTLRNVIASLEEKVVSLQSEINSVTRTNDALREELEVVRNDTKCQLDNDKLREENKRLEAQLDEALITFQAKETQMTLVSNELKAQSNQLKEELKTNEEEQGMRLKQLVKEFQAQLHDKEEELQAALEKRFDRQQNYESNLVQQYKEQLKDCQIELTEKSEQLESLVLEQKDAVAEKGKDIDRLVETIAQLKKEHSNEIKELEKKWKAIVQQKIDNLQGKHEEELNELTKEWQNERKELESTSRVAMAAIQTSTGSIHTLQQTLTSQRREIAELRKLVKLRHDTLDDSTEIEYLRNILFEYMMGRETMVLARVIAAVVKFDQEQTTKILKKEEDKLTLFGSLGLS is encoded by the exons ATGTTCAAGAAATTCAAGGACAAATTAGCGGAGGAGATGAAGCAGTCGCCCGCTAGATTACAGGCGAGCGTACAACAATTAGCACAG GCTGTGGTATCGCCAGCACTATCCAACAGCTCCATTCAAGAAGTGTCAGCGTCAAGTGACAATTTCAGTTTGACAGAAGATGGAGATG AAACACCAAAGAACACTCCAGCAAAACACAGTTTCCAAAATGTTGACCTAATGTCCCCATCTTCGAATCGCGTGGAGTTCTCAAGAAGATCTTCAGTGAGCAGTGTCACTAGTGATGCATCCTCATTGTTTCCAATGTATGAAAGTCCTTCGAATTTATATCACTTACAG tCAGATATGGATCAATCTGCCAGCGAAGTGGATGATAATATTAGTCCACATCTTGATAAAGTTACAAAGGATCAATTATATTCCGCTTATCGAAAGGTACAagcaaaatatcaaaaatatcgcgGTAGATATACTGATCTAGCCACGCATTATCGCGAGTTGGACAGAGTAAAAAGCAGGCTGGAATCTGTATTAGTTGAAACACAAGACAAAGTTCTAAGAAGAATAACTGATTTAAAAGAACAATGTCAATTAGAGCAACAAGCGAAAGCGCATTTGGAAGAGGCACTGAGAAATGATATAGAAGAAAAGGATCACATTATAAATACGTtaaatacaaaagtaaaattattacaagcaAGCGGACCAACTTTAGATAATTCAGTATCGgaagaaggaaaggaaaattCTAAAAACAACCTAATTGATCTGACCAATGAGCCGTCTAATGAGGATGAGAATAACGCTTTGTTAGCAGAAAATACTCTGTTAAAggataagttaaaaaaattggaaaatcttgttttgaaatataagGAATCTTTGAAGCGTAATAAGGAAAAGTTTACTGAAGTGATGAAGGAGAAGAACACTTTGGAGAACGATTATGCGGCGCTAAAAAATTCCACTGCCGAGCAAATAAGTACTATAAAAGTTGAATTGACTACGGCGCATACCGAGATCGAGAAACTAACGGAACAAGTGAATATTTTGCACAAACGCGAGGAGGAATCGGCGATTTCATTAGCCGAGAATAAACTTTCGGTTCACAGGGAACTCGAAGAGAAGGAGGAACAAATAAAACAGCTACAAATCGATCTGAAACATACTATCGAAGATAGAGAGAACTTAAATGAAGCAAtagtgaaatataaaactgaATTGAGTAAATTGAAAGCTTTACATGTTACAAATATAGCTGCAGATAAGGATACGACGGCACATGATGCTAAGGAAAAAATCGAAGCAGTGAGATCTATGCAACAGGCGCCTATAAGACGCGAAGAAGTCGATCATGACGAAGAGACGCGATCGGAAAAGGATAAGAATACATTGGAGGAATTAACGCTTCGTTTAAAGGAAAAGGAAATAGAACTTCAAGAATTGCAGCGTAAATTAGATGAactgaaaaaacaaaatgtcgAGTATAAACACGATAAGGAAGCGCTGCAGGCCCAGTTGACAGTATATAAAGAAACATATTCGGAACTAAAGGATGAATACAATgcgcaaaaaattatcatggaAGAGAAACAGAAAGACGCCGATTCGACAATCGAGAAACTTCAGGCCACGGTACAAAGCGTTGACAAGGAATTGGAAAACATGAGGAATGCATTGATCGATAGAGATCATGTTTGCGAGAATTACAATAAGAAGATACAACAATACACAGCCATGCTCGAAAAGACTAAACATAAACTGACAGAACAAGAGGCACAGGTAAAATctcttaaagaaaaattggagGACAGGACGGAACTCTCCGAGATGCAAAAAGAATTGGAGAATAAGAAGATAGAATTAAATGAAGTACGCAATGAGCTCGAATGTTGCAAATCCACAATCGAcgatcttaaaaataaagtccAAACGGACAATTCGGCTTtaagtttattgaaaaaagaaagaagcgaTTTGATAAATCgtcttgtttattataatgattgtaTGCAGCGTTTAAAGCAGGACTGCGTAAATGTTAAAAGTGTTGtgaaagaagaatttttaagTCGAAAGGCCGAAATATCGAATCTGCATGCGATACTTGCTGTGTCTTTTATAAAGCTCGAAGAAGAAAATGTGACACTCAAATCCGAAGTGAATGatttacatttgaaaataaagcaaataGAACAACTCACATCTAAAGAGATAGAACTGCAATCTGAATTGACACAAGCTGTGAATCTCAAATCCATGTTAGAAGTAGAACTGAGACAAACCAATGAACAATTGAAAGAAATGACATTGAAGAGCGATCAGTATGATGAgctgaaaataatgaataataaattaacagcTGAAATTGATAATCTTACTTCTAAAATACACGATTTGGAAAAGGACTCGCATAAGTTGATGCAATCACAACAAGAAATCAAGACTTTGCATGAACAGCTGAGAGCGTTAGAAAACCTTGAGTCTGTAAATCACGCGTTATCGGTCGAGATTGATGATTTAAGAGAGAAGCACACACAAGCCAGTCATATCTTTAAAGAAGTGGACGAATTAAATGTCATGTTACGTGAGGCTACCGATGTCATTAACTCATTGAAGTCGGAAAGCAGCGATAAGGATGCGCTTCGAGAAGAATTATCCGCAACGAGATTGGAAATTGCTCGCTTGAAGGACAACCTGGCTGAGAAAGaagatgaaataaagaaaCGCGATGAGAGGCTAGCGAACGAAGAAGAGCGTATCGCGCTTTTACAATCTACGTGCGATGCTCATGCACAGAAAATCGAGGAATCTATGAGGGATTATCTAAGTTTGAAGGCGGAATATCAAGAAGCGAACGAGAATCACGCGAAAGAAATTGCCgaattaatggaaaataataaagagctACAAGAAACGATTAATGTCAAGcttgtacaattaaaaaagatgaaaatgatCAAAGAACGACAAAATAAAACGATCGAAGACACGAACGCCGAACTTGACAAACTTAAGACCACGCACGCAGAATTATCCAATGTGCTGGAAACTTCTGAGAAACAAATAGAAATGCTGAAACAGGAAAATGCTCAGCTCGCAAGGATTACTTTGGAGAATAAAGATTTGAAGGATAAACATAACGATCTTTTAAATCGCAATCAAAAACTTTGCGAAAATGAGGAGGTTTTGAAGCAAAAAATCGGAGAATACGAAAGAAGTATTGAAGATTTACAGAAAGCAGTTAAAATTTCTATGGAAttctgtgaaaaatataaatttcaattagatAGTCAGAACGAAGAAATGGAacgaattgaaattaaattaaattcattaagcGAAAGATTAGCGATGAGTgagagaaaattgcaaaaagttGGAAAGATACTTGATGAACGGAACAACGAGTTGCATGATAAGGCCTCTAAATTAAATGCAGCTGTAACAAatggtaatattttaaaagcagaGAAAGAACAACTTCTTGAAGAGGTAAAATTACTGCGAGATGAAGTTGCAAGAATTAAAGACGTAGAAGATAAGAACATGAAGCTGAAATCGGAACTTaatgattttatcaaaaagaatTCGGACACAGAGATGATACGttcagaatataataaattgattgccGAGCAAGCGGCCTTAAAAGATAGAATAATCGAATTAGAAGATTTAAACTCTCATAACGTAgagttaaaaacaaatttgaataatttacaatctaGCTTAAAGGATCTACGCATAGAAAACAACAGATTACAATCAGAATTGGACAGTTTACAATCCGGGAAGAATTCGTCGACGGAATTAGAcgccttaaaaaatttattgacggAGAAAGATGCGGAGATAAGACTATTAGAGGACAAAAATTCCAACATGTTGCAAGAGATTGGAAACTTAAGGCAGTTTTCGCTGGAAATCGACGAGAGAAGAAAGGAAGTTAATACGCTGAGAAATGTGATCGCATCGTTGGAAGAAAAAGTTGTTAGTCTACAGTCGGAAATTAATTCTGTCACTCGGACGAATGATGCATTGCGGGAAGAATTAGAAGTCGTTCGTAATGATACAAAGTGCCAGCTTGATAACGATAAATTGCGTGAAGAAAATAAGAGATTGGAGGCGCAGCTCGATGAAGCATTGATAACATTCCAAGCGAAAGAAACGCAGATGACACTAGTAAGTAATGAACTGAAAGCGCAAAGTAATCAATTGAAAGAAGAGTTGAAGACCAACGAGGAAGAACAAGGTATGAGGCTGAAGCAACTGGTCAAAGAATTCCAAGCTCAATTACACGATAAAGAAGAAGAGCTCCAAGCCGCGTTGGAGAAACGTTTTG ATCGCCAACAGAATTATGAGTCGAATCTTGTGCAACAATATAAAGAACAACTGAAAGACTGTCAAATAGAATTGACAGAGAAGTCCGAGCAACTCGAGAGTCTTGTTCTGGAGCAGAAAGATGCAGTGGCGGAAAAGGGAAAGGATATCGATCGCTTAGTGGAAACAATCGCACAGCTTAAGAAGGAACACAGCaacgaaataaaagaattggaaaaaaaGTGGAAAGCCATAGTGCAACAGAAGATAGACAATCTGCAAGGTAAACATGAGGAGGAATTAAATGAATTGACCAAGGAGTGGCAGAACGAAAGAAAG GAATTAGAGAGCACATCGCGCGTGGCCATGGCCGCGATACAAACGAGCACCGGTTCGATTCATACGCTGCAACAGACCTTGACATCTCAGAGACGAGAGATCGCAGAGCTTAGGAAGTTAGTGAAACTCCGACATGACACGTTGGACGATTCTACAGAAATTGAGTACCTTAGAAATATTCTATTCGAATACATGATGGGGAGGGAGACCATGGTACTTGCCAGAGTGATTGCCGCTGTTGTCAAGTTCGATCAAGAACAAACCACGAAAATACTTAAAAAGGAGGAGGATAAACTGACTCTG TTTGGCTCGCTTGGTCTTTCATAG
- the LOC126855829 gene encoding golgin subfamily A member 4 isoform X1, which yields MFKKFKDKLAEEMKQSPARLQASVQQLAQAVVSPALSNSSIQEVSASSDNFSLTEDGDETPKNTPAKHSFQNVDLMSPSSNRVEFSRRSSVSSVTSDASSLFPMYESPSNLYHLQSDMDQSASEVDDNISPHLDKVTKDQLYSAYRKVQAKYQKYRGRYTDLATHYRELDRVKSRLESVLVETQDKVLRRITDLKEQCQLEQQAKAHLEEALRNDIEEKDHIINTLNTKVKLLQASGPTLDNSVSEEGKENSKNNLIDLTNEPSNEDENNALLAENTLLKDKLKKLENLVLKYKESLKRNKEKFTEVMKEKNTLENDYAALKNSTAEQISTIKVELTTAHTEIEKLTEQVNILHKREEESAISLAENKLSVHRELEEKEEQIKQLQIDLKHTIEDRENLNEAIVKYKTELSKLKALHVTNIAADKDTTAHDAKEKIEAVRSMQQAPIRREEVDHDEETRSEKDKNTLEELTLRLKEKEIELQELQRKLDELKKQNVEYKHDKEALQAQLTVYKETYSELKDEYNAQKIIMEEKQKDADSTIEKLQATVQSVDKELENMRNALIDRDHVCENYNKKIQQYTAMLEKTKHKLTEQEAQVKSLKEKLEDRTELSEMQKELENKKIELNEVRNELECCKSTIDDLKNKVQTDNSALSLLKKERSDLINRLVYYNDCMQRLKQDCVNVKSVVKEEFLSRKAEISNLHAILAVSFIKLEEENVTLKSEVNDLHLKIKQIEQLTSKEIELQSELTQAVNLKSMLEVELRQTNEQLKEMTLKSDQYDELKIMNNKLTAEIDNLTSKIHDLEKDSHKLMQSQQEIKTLHEQLRALENLESVNHALSVEIDDLREKHTQASHIFKEVDELNVMLREATDVINSLKSESSDKDALREELSATRLEIARLKDNLAEKEDEIKKRDERLANEEERIALLQSTCDAHAQKIEESMRDYLSLKAEYQEANENHAKEIAELMENNKELQETINVKLVQLKKMKMIKERQNKTIEDTNAELDKLKTTHAELSNVLETSEKQIEMLKQENAQLARITLENKDLKDKHNDLLNRNQKLCENEEVLKQKIGEYERSIEDLQKAVKISMEFCEKYKFQLDSQNEEMERIEIKLNSLSERLAMSERKLQKVGKILDERNNELHDKASKLNAAVTNGNILKAEKEQLLEEVKLLRDEVARIKDVEDKNMKLKSELNDFIKKNSDTEMIRSEYNKLIAEQAALKDRIIELEDLNSHNVELKTNLNNLQSSLKDLRIENNRLQSELDSLQSGKNSSTELDALKNLLTEKDAEIRLLEDKNSNMLQEIGNLRQFSLEIDERRKEVNTLRNVIASLEEKVVSLQSEINSVTRTNDALREELEVVRNDTKCQLDNDKLREENKRLEAQLDEALITFQAKETQMTLVSNELKAQSNQLKEELKTNEEEQGMRLKQLVKEFQAQLHDKEEELQAALEKRFDRQQNYESNLVQQYKEQLKDCQIELTEKSEQLESLVLEQKDAVAEKGKDIDRLVETIAQLKKEHSNEIKELEKKWKAIVQQKIDNLQGKHEEELNELTKEWQNERKLDMQTEAVSEELESTSRVAMAAIQTSTGSIHTLQQTLTSQRREIAELRKLVKLRHDTLDDSTEIEYLRNILFEYMMGRETMVLARVIAAVVKFDQEQTTKILKKEEDKLTLFGSLGLS from the exons ATGTTCAAGAAATTCAAGGACAAATTAGCGGAGGAGATGAAGCAGTCGCCCGCTAGATTACAGGCGAGCGTACAACAATTAGCACAG GCTGTGGTATCGCCAGCACTATCCAACAGCTCCATTCAAGAAGTGTCAGCGTCAAGTGACAATTTCAGTTTGACAGAAGATGGAGATG AAACACCAAAGAACACTCCAGCAAAACACAGTTTCCAAAATGTTGACCTAATGTCCCCATCTTCGAATCGCGTGGAGTTCTCAAGAAGATCTTCAGTGAGCAGTGTCACTAGTGATGCATCCTCATTGTTTCCAATGTATGAAAGTCCTTCGAATTTATATCACTTACAG tCAGATATGGATCAATCTGCCAGCGAAGTGGATGATAATATTAGTCCACATCTTGATAAAGTTACAAAGGATCAATTATATTCCGCTTATCGAAAGGTACAagcaaaatatcaaaaatatcgcgGTAGATATACTGATCTAGCCACGCATTATCGCGAGTTGGACAGAGTAAAAAGCAGGCTGGAATCTGTATTAGTTGAAACACAAGACAAAGTTCTAAGAAGAATAACTGATTTAAAAGAACAATGTCAATTAGAGCAACAAGCGAAAGCGCATTTGGAAGAGGCACTGAGAAATGATATAGAAGAAAAGGATCACATTATAAATACGTtaaatacaaaagtaaaattattacaagcaAGCGGACCAACTTTAGATAATTCAGTATCGgaagaaggaaaggaaaattCTAAAAACAACCTAATTGATCTGACCAATGAGCCGTCTAATGAGGATGAGAATAACGCTTTGTTAGCAGAAAATACTCTGTTAAAggataagttaaaaaaattggaaaatcttgttttgaaatataagGAATCTTTGAAGCGTAATAAGGAAAAGTTTACTGAAGTGATGAAGGAGAAGAACACTTTGGAGAACGATTATGCGGCGCTAAAAAATTCCACTGCCGAGCAAATAAGTACTATAAAAGTTGAATTGACTACGGCGCATACCGAGATCGAGAAACTAACGGAACAAGTGAATATTTTGCACAAACGCGAGGAGGAATCGGCGATTTCATTAGCCGAGAATAAACTTTCGGTTCACAGGGAACTCGAAGAGAAGGAGGAACAAATAAAACAGCTACAAATCGATCTGAAACATACTATCGAAGATAGAGAGAACTTAAATGAAGCAAtagtgaaatataaaactgaATTGAGTAAATTGAAAGCTTTACATGTTACAAATATAGCTGCAGATAAGGATACGACGGCACATGATGCTAAGGAAAAAATCGAAGCAGTGAGATCTATGCAACAGGCGCCTATAAGACGCGAAGAAGTCGATCATGACGAAGAGACGCGATCGGAAAAGGATAAGAATACATTGGAGGAATTAACGCTTCGTTTAAAGGAAAAGGAAATAGAACTTCAAGAATTGCAGCGTAAATTAGATGAactgaaaaaacaaaatgtcgAGTATAAACACGATAAGGAAGCGCTGCAGGCCCAGTTGACAGTATATAAAGAAACATATTCGGAACTAAAGGATGAATACAATgcgcaaaaaattatcatggaAGAGAAACAGAAAGACGCCGATTCGACAATCGAGAAACTTCAGGCCACGGTACAAAGCGTTGACAAGGAATTGGAAAACATGAGGAATGCATTGATCGATAGAGATCATGTTTGCGAGAATTACAATAAGAAGATACAACAATACACAGCCATGCTCGAAAAGACTAAACATAAACTGACAGAACAAGAGGCACAGGTAAAATctcttaaagaaaaattggagGACAGGACGGAACTCTCCGAGATGCAAAAAGAATTGGAGAATAAGAAGATAGAATTAAATGAAGTACGCAATGAGCTCGAATGTTGCAAATCCACAATCGAcgatcttaaaaataaagtccAAACGGACAATTCGGCTTtaagtttattgaaaaaagaaagaagcgaTTTGATAAATCgtcttgtttattataatgattgtaTGCAGCGTTTAAAGCAGGACTGCGTAAATGTTAAAAGTGTTGtgaaagaagaatttttaagTCGAAAGGCCGAAATATCGAATCTGCATGCGATACTTGCTGTGTCTTTTATAAAGCTCGAAGAAGAAAATGTGACACTCAAATCCGAAGTGAATGatttacatttgaaaataaagcaaataGAACAACTCACATCTAAAGAGATAGAACTGCAATCTGAATTGACACAAGCTGTGAATCTCAAATCCATGTTAGAAGTAGAACTGAGACAAACCAATGAACAATTGAAAGAAATGACATTGAAGAGCGATCAGTATGATGAgctgaaaataatgaataataaattaacagcTGAAATTGATAATCTTACTTCTAAAATACACGATTTGGAAAAGGACTCGCATAAGTTGATGCAATCACAACAAGAAATCAAGACTTTGCATGAACAGCTGAGAGCGTTAGAAAACCTTGAGTCTGTAAATCACGCGTTATCGGTCGAGATTGATGATTTAAGAGAGAAGCACACACAAGCCAGTCATATCTTTAAAGAAGTGGACGAATTAAATGTCATGTTACGTGAGGCTACCGATGTCATTAACTCATTGAAGTCGGAAAGCAGCGATAAGGATGCGCTTCGAGAAGAATTATCCGCAACGAGATTGGAAATTGCTCGCTTGAAGGACAACCTGGCTGAGAAAGaagatgaaataaagaaaCGCGATGAGAGGCTAGCGAACGAAGAAGAGCGTATCGCGCTTTTACAATCTACGTGCGATGCTCATGCACAGAAAATCGAGGAATCTATGAGGGATTATCTAAGTTTGAAGGCGGAATATCAAGAAGCGAACGAGAATCACGCGAAAGAAATTGCCgaattaatggaaaataataaagagctACAAGAAACGATTAATGTCAAGcttgtacaattaaaaaagatgaaaatgatCAAAGAACGACAAAATAAAACGATCGAAGACACGAACGCCGAACTTGACAAACTTAAGACCACGCACGCAGAATTATCCAATGTGCTGGAAACTTCTGAGAAACAAATAGAAATGCTGAAACAGGAAAATGCTCAGCTCGCAAGGATTACTTTGGAGAATAAAGATTTGAAGGATAAACATAACGATCTTTTAAATCGCAATCAAAAACTTTGCGAAAATGAGGAGGTTTTGAAGCAAAAAATCGGAGAATACGAAAGAAGTATTGAAGATTTACAGAAAGCAGTTAAAATTTCTATGGAAttctgtgaaaaatataaatttcaattagatAGTCAGAACGAAGAAATGGAacgaattgaaattaaattaaattcattaagcGAAAGATTAGCGATGAGTgagagaaaattgcaaaaagttGGAAAGATACTTGATGAACGGAACAACGAGTTGCATGATAAGGCCTCTAAATTAAATGCAGCTGTAACAAatggtaatattttaaaagcagaGAAAGAACAACTTCTTGAAGAGGTAAAATTACTGCGAGATGAAGTTGCAAGAATTAAAGACGTAGAAGATAAGAACATGAAGCTGAAATCGGAACTTaatgattttatcaaaaagaatTCGGACACAGAGATGATACGttcagaatataataaattgattgccGAGCAAGCGGCCTTAAAAGATAGAATAATCGAATTAGAAGATTTAAACTCTCATAACGTAgagttaaaaacaaatttgaataatttacaatctaGCTTAAAGGATCTACGCATAGAAAACAACAGATTACAATCAGAATTGGACAGTTTACAATCCGGGAAGAATTCGTCGACGGAATTAGAcgccttaaaaaatttattgacggAGAAAGATGCGGAGATAAGACTATTAGAGGACAAAAATTCCAACATGTTGCAAGAGATTGGAAACTTAAGGCAGTTTTCGCTGGAAATCGACGAGAGAAGAAAGGAAGTTAATACGCTGAGAAATGTGATCGCATCGTTGGAAGAAAAAGTTGTTAGTCTACAGTCGGAAATTAATTCTGTCACTCGGACGAATGATGCATTGCGGGAAGAATTAGAAGTCGTTCGTAATGATACAAAGTGCCAGCTTGATAACGATAAATTGCGTGAAGAAAATAAGAGATTGGAGGCGCAGCTCGATGAAGCATTGATAACATTCCAAGCGAAAGAAACGCAGATGACACTAGTAAGTAATGAACTGAAAGCGCAAAGTAATCAATTGAAAGAAGAGTTGAAGACCAACGAGGAAGAACAAGGTATGAGGCTGAAGCAACTGGTCAAAGAATTCCAAGCTCAATTACACGATAAAGAAGAAGAGCTCCAAGCCGCGTTGGAGAAACGTTTTG ATCGCCAACAGAATTATGAGTCGAATCTTGTGCAACAATATAAAGAACAACTGAAAGACTGTCAAATAGAATTGACAGAGAAGTCCGAGCAACTCGAGAGTCTTGTTCTGGAGCAGAAAGATGCAGTGGCGGAAAAGGGAAAGGATATCGATCGCTTAGTGGAAACAATCGCACAGCTTAAGAAGGAACACAGCaacgaaataaaagaattggaaaaaaaGTGGAAAGCCATAGTGCAACAGAAGATAGACAATCTGCAAGGTAAACATGAGGAGGAATTAAATGAATTGACCAAGGAGTGGCAGAACGAAAGAAAG CTTGATATGCAAACCGAAGCAGTTTCTGAG GAATTAGAGAGCACATCGCGCGTGGCCATGGCCGCGATACAAACGAGCACCGGTTCGATTCATACGCTGCAACAGACCTTGACATCTCAGAGACGAGAGATCGCAGAGCTTAGGAAGTTAGTGAAACTCCGACATGACACGTTGGACGATTCTACAGAAATTGAGTACCTTAGAAATATTCTATTCGAATACATGATGGGGAGGGAGACCATGGTACTTGCCAGAGTGATTGCCGCTGTTGTCAAGTTCGATCAAGAACAAACCACGAAAATACTTAAAAAGGAGGAGGATAAACTGACTCTG TTTGGCTCGCTTGGTCTTTCATAG